A part of Streptomyces sp. NBC_01235 genomic DNA contains:
- a CDS encoding ABC transporter permease — protein sequence MSATTDVTDPAAGVAQTTAKDTGRGLDLGRFRELSLIPAILVLGLIGFIVSPAFLTSDNLIGVAQQSTELSLLVLATALILICGRMDLSLESTIGVAPVIAVWLVLPTSGARFTGLGLLPEWTAVPLCLLVGVVIGAVNGFLILKLRLNGFIVTLGMLTMLRGLQVALSEGQSIVELPSSFTYLGKASWWGVPAAIWICVLLFALGSAALAWLRHGRALYAIGGNAEAARTAGIRVDRIVWAVLILGSLLAAFAGILYSGHYGSISATQGSGWIFQVFAATVIGGVSLNGGKGSVFGALTGVLTLQLVVNVMTLAGVPPLWNQFLNGAIIIVALIISRFASGEKQE from the coding sequence ATGTCCGCCACCACTGATGTCACCGACCCCGCAGCAGGCGTGGCGCAGACGACCGCCAAGGACACCGGGCGCGGGCTCGACCTCGGCCGGTTCCGTGAACTGTCCCTGATCCCGGCGATCCTGGTCCTGGGGCTGATCGGGTTCATCGTCTCGCCCGCCTTCCTGACCTCCGACAACCTCATCGGCGTGGCCCAGCAGTCCACGGAGTTGAGCCTGCTGGTGCTCGCCACCGCGCTGATCCTGATCTGCGGGCGGATGGACCTGTCCCTGGAGTCGACCATCGGCGTGGCCCCGGTCATCGCCGTCTGGCTCGTGCTGCCCACGAGCGGCGCGCGGTTCACGGGTCTCGGGCTGCTCCCCGAGTGGACGGCCGTCCCGCTCTGTCTGCTGGTGGGCGTGGTGATCGGCGCCGTCAACGGATTCCTGATCCTGAAGCTGCGGCTCAACGGCTTCATCGTCACCCTCGGCATGCTGACGATGCTGCGCGGACTTCAGGTCGCCCTCTCCGAGGGCCAGTCCATCGTCGAACTGCCCTCCTCCTTCACCTACTTGGGCAAGGCGTCGTGGTGGGGGGTGCCCGCGGCGATCTGGATCTGCGTGCTGCTGTTCGCCCTCGGCAGCGCCGCTCTGGCCTGGCTGCGGCACGGACGGGCGCTGTACGCGATCGGCGGCAACGCGGAGGCGGCCCGTACGGCCGGCATCCGGGTCGACCGGATCGTGTGGGCGGTCCTGATCCTCGGCAGCCTGTTGGCCGCGTTCGCCGGGATCCTCTACAGCGGTCACTACGGTTCCATCTCCGCCACCCAGGGCAGCGGCTGGATCTTCCAGGTCTTCGCCGCGACGGTCATCGGCGGGGTCAGTCTCAACGGCGGCAAGGGCTCCGTGTTCGGCGCCCTGACCGGTGTGCTGACGCTCCAGCTCGTCGTCAACGTGATGACGCTGGCGGGTGTGCCGCCGTTGTGGAACCAGTTCCTCAACGGCGCGATCATCATCGTCGCGCTGATCATCTCCCGCTTCGCCTCCGGCGAGAAGCAGGAGTAG
- a CDS encoding FadR/GntR family transcriptional regulator — translation MALTDEAMDKIKAMIVAGDLAPGSRLPKEELLAGQLGLSRSSLREAVRALTAMRILVTRQGDGTYVSSLEPHLLLEALSFASDVSQGQTALQLLEVRRLLEPQATGLAAVRLGPEDLDELGGILRRSRSAATVEEFVGHDIAFHLRIVEAVGNPVLSMLLRVLSTRTQRVRIVRGTRTERAVEHAHREHDEILRALRARDAQLAVSTATVHIAAVEQWLAAGLVEDPLCALDD, via the coding sequence GTGGCACTGACGGACGAGGCCATGGACAAGATCAAGGCGATGATCGTGGCGGGCGACCTCGCTCCGGGTTCCCGGTTGCCGAAGGAGGAGCTCCTCGCCGGGCAGCTCGGCCTGTCCCGCAGTTCGCTGCGCGAGGCGGTGCGGGCGCTGACCGCGATGCGGATCCTGGTCACCCGGCAGGGGGACGGCACCTATGTGTCGAGCCTGGAGCCCCACCTGCTGCTCGAGGCGCTGTCCTTCGCCTCGGACGTCTCCCAGGGGCAGACGGCCCTGCAACTGCTGGAGGTGCGAAGGCTGTTGGAGCCCCAGGCGACCGGGCTGGCCGCCGTGCGGCTCGGCCCCGAGGATCTGGACGAGCTGGGCGGAATCCTTCGGCGGTCCCGGTCCGCGGCGACGGTCGAGGAGTTCGTCGGTCACGACATCGCGTTCCATCTGCGGATCGTCGAGGCCGTCGGCAATCCGGTGCTGTCGATGCTGCTGCGCGTGCTCTCCACGCGCACCCAGCGGGTCCGGATCGTCCGGGGCACCCGGACCGAGCGGGCCGTGGAGCACGCGCACCGGGAGCACGACGAGATCCTGCGCGCGCTGCGGGCCCGCGACGCCCAGTTGGCGGTCTCGACCGCGACGGTCCATATCGCCGCCGTGGAGCAGTGGTTGGCGGCCGGCCTCGTCGAGGACCCGCTGTGCGCACTCGACGACTGA
- a CDS encoding MFS transporter — protein MPQERRAATLVMACVGVFVAYLPVTTVSASLPAVQRALGASTSQLSWVSDAFVLPMAALILTAGVFGDVHGRKKVFQAGLALSGLGALVALCAQNVQVVWAGQALAGLGSAALLPTTLALISHAVPDPRERGKFIGLWATSLTAALALGPVIAGTILNHFDWRWIYLLPVPASLLAMVVAAKLLTDSRAPGSRRLDWPGQITAALTITALVYGIIEGGATSFSDVKVMVALSAAAVGAVAFVLAERSSADPMLDLTLFRSPAFTATTLIAMISFLGLIGFFFALSLYFGMVQQLSTLDAAWRLLTVSMVPLVLGAPVGRLVHRVSPRVLIPGGLLVATGALLSLTDIGVHTSFGSLAWRLALLGLGMAFVITPMTATAVSSVSFRQAGMAAAGNNAFRQVGAALGPAVLGTLLSGKAVDALPGHLADAGLTGQTVQHIKAVADQGGIGAVGGLDLGADTPRVLGALSEAFLDGLHLCLVVAAVLTLLAAAVGALLLRMPQHPAPPKVVGPRQEPAAAPGTDGHGGAPSLAGNHTGG, from the coding sequence ATGCCGCAGGAACGGCGGGCCGCCACGCTCGTCATGGCCTGCGTCGGTGTGTTCGTCGCCTACCTGCCGGTGACCACCGTCTCCGCGAGCCTGCCCGCCGTCCAGCGGGCTCTCGGCGCCTCGACCTCCCAGCTGTCCTGGGTCTCCGACGCGTTCGTCCTGCCCATGGCGGCCCTCATCCTCACCGCCGGCGTCTTCGGCGACGTCCACGGGCGCAAGAAGGTCTTCCAGGCGGGCCTCGCCCTCAGCGGACTCGGCGCCCTCGTCGCGCTCTGCGCGCAGAACGTCCAGGTGGTCTGGGCCGGCCAGGCCCTGGCCGGACTGGGTTCGGCCGCGCTGCTGCCCACCACTCTCGCCCTGATCAGCCACGCGGTGCCCGACCCGCGTGAGCGCGGCAAGTTCATCGGTCTGTGGGCCACCTCGCTGACCGCCGCCCTGGCCCTGGGTCCGGTCATCGCCGGCACCATCCTGAACCACTTCGACTGGCGCTGGATCTACCTCCTGCCCGTACCCGCGTCGCTCCTCGCGATGGTCGTCGCGGCGAAGCTGCTGACCGACTCCCGTGCCCCGGGTTCGCGCCGGCTGGACTGGCCGGGCCAGATCACCGCCGCCCTGACGATCACCGCCCTCGTCTACGGCATCATCGAAGGCGGCGCCACGTCCTTCTCCGACGTCAAGGTCATGGTGGCGCTGTCGGCCGCGGCGGTCGGCGCCGTCGCGTTCGTCCTGGCGGAACGCTCCAGCGCCGACCCCATGCTGGACCTCACCCTGTTCCGCAGCCCGGCGTTCACCGCCACCACCCTGATCGCGATGATCAGCTTCCTGGGGCTGATCGGCTTCTTCTTCGCCCTCAGCCTCTACTTCGGCATGGTCCAGCAGCTGTCCACGCTCGACGCGGCCTGGCGTCTGCTGACGGTGTCCATGGTCCCGCTGGTGCTGGGCGCGCCCGTCGGCCGACTGGTCCACCGGGTCTCGCCGCGGGTGCTCATCCCGGGCGGTCTGCTGGTCGCCACCGGAGCGCTGCTGTCCCTCACCGACATCGGCGTGCACACGTCCTTCGGGTCGCTGGCCTGGCGGCTGGCGCTGCTCGGCCTCGGAATGGCCTTCGTGATCACCCCGATGACCGCCACCGCGGTCAGCTCGGTGTCCTTCCGTCAGGCGGGCATGGCCGCCGCGGGCAACAACGCCTTCCGCCAGGTCGGCGCCGCGCTCGGCCCCGCCGTCCTCGGCACCCTGTTGTCCGGCAAGGCCGTCGACGCCCTGCCGGGTCACCTCGCCGACGCCGGCCTCACCGGACAGACCGTCCAGCACATCAAGGCGGTCGCCGACCAAGGCGGCATCGGCGCCGTCGGCGGGCTCGACCTCGGCGCGGACACGCCCCGCGTCCTGGGCGCGCTGTCCGAGGCCTTCCTCGACGGCCTGCACCTCTGCCTGGTCGTCGCCGCCGTGCTGACTCTGCTCGCCGCAGCCGTCGGAGCGCTCCTGCTGCGCATGCCCCAGCACCCGGCACCGCCCAAGGTCGTCGGCCCCCGTCAGGAGCCGGCCGCCGCGCCGGGAACAGACGGGCACGGCGGAGCCCCCTCCCTTGCGGGCAACCACACCGGAGGCTGA
- a CDS encoding YceI family protein, protein MNLFTRGASLRRSAPPTAPQRPVDSTAFPSSGLPDPALAALTGEWMIDPAHSRIGFSVRHALVTTVRGAFTEYESRLYFDGRNPVRSRAEIVLSTASVDTGVEQRDAHLVGRDFLDAATYPRMRFTSTAVQLAGPDVYRMSGDLTIRETTRPVVLELTYIGHVTDPFGYERAGFDGTTTINRSEWGLTYNARLAEGGAMVSEKVRLQFDIAAIRTTAVG, encoded by the coding sequence ATGAACCTGTTCACCCGCGGCGCCTCCCTCCGGCGCTCGGCACCCCCCACCGCTCCGCAACGCCCCGTCGACTCCACCGCTTTCCCCTCCTCCGGTCTGCCGGATCCCGCCCTCGCGGCGCTGACCGGCGAGTGGATGATCGACCCGGCGCACAGCCGCATAGGCTTCTCCGTCCGGCACGCGTTGGTCACGACAGTGCGCGGCGCTTTCACCGAGTACGAGAGCCGGCTCTATTTCGACGGCCGTAACCCGGTCCGTTCGAGGGCCGAGATAGTGCTGTCCACCGCGAGCGTCGACACCGGCGTGGAACAGCGCGACGCCCACCTGGTCGGCCGTGACTTCCTGGATGCCGCGACCTATCCCCGTATGCGTTTCACCAGTACCGCGGTACAACTCGCGGGTCCCGACGTCTACCGCATGTCCGGCGATCTCACCATCAGGGAAACCACTCGCCCCGTAGTCCTGGAACTCACCTACATAGGACATGTCACCGACCCGTTCGGCTATGAACGGGCCGGCTTCGACGGCACCACCACCATCAATCGTTCCGAGTGGGGCCTGACGTACAACGCCCGACTGGCCGAGGGCGGCGCCATGGTGAGTGAGAAGGTGCGGCTCCAATTCGACATCGCCGCCATTCGCACCACCGCCGTCGGCTGA